In one window of Candidatus Aminicenantes bacterium DNA:
- a CDS encoding signal peptidase I encodes MSDLVAEIRDEGFSLTAPVVMELVEAMHEKGASFRFQAKGYSMTPAIRDGDLITVSPLKDILPQRGDVLAFRHPERPQMLVHRVLHKREKRYFIKGDNCPAADGWISVENILGLITKVERQDRARFWPNRSSSSFWTNFYLVFYPLWPPVRRILAKAMRRLRRMVHLGN; translated from the coding sequence ATGAGCGATCTTGTCGCGGAAATCAGGGATGAAGGGTTCTCGTTGACGGCGCCAGTGGTCATGGAACTGGTTGAGGCCATGCATGAGAAAGGCGCTTCATTCAGGTTTCAAGCCAAAGGCTACAGCATGACCCCGGCTATCCGCGATGGCGACCTTATTACCGTCTCGCCGCTGAAAGATATCCTGCCTCAGCGCGGCGATGTCCTCGCTTTTCGTCACCCCGAGCGGCCGCAGATGCTGGTCCACCGGGTCTTGCATAAGCGGGAGAAGAGGTATTTCATCAAAGGTGATAATTGCCCTGCAGCCGACGGCTGGATATCGGTGGAAAACATTCTTGGATTAATCACCAAAGTGGAGCGGCAGGACCGGGCCCGTTTCTGGCCGAACCGTTCATCATCTTCTTTCTGGACGAATTTCTATCTAGTCTTTTATCCTCTTTGGCCTCCGGTACGCCGGATTTTGGCCAAGGCCATGCGTCGCCTGCGCAGAATGGTCCACCTGGGAAATTGA
- a CDS encoding DNA alkylation repair protein has product MPTAVLTPQAIARQALGKLRAQADPERARQVQNYFKETVRSFGIPSPAVRALATELYLAIKKTWHIEQALQLCVILFPKPELEAKSIATLILVRFKKEFPCELCTQVKQWLAKDFLDNWASVDIFCPEIMGTLLLRYPELVKDIKTWTGHPNRWVKRASIVSFLKLTKKEGFLDIIYDQAVALFPVADDLIHKANGWVLREAGKRDMARLERFLLTHGPAIPRTTLRYAIERFPETRRRELLLKTRAKNI; this is encoded by the coding sequence ATGCCGACAGCCGTTTTGACCCCGCAGGCCATCGCCCGGCAAGCGCTGGGAAAATTGCGCGCCCAAGCTGACCCGGAAAGGGCCCGCCAGGTGCAGAATTATTTCAAGGAAACGGTGCGCTCCTTCGGCATACCTTCGCCCGCAGTCCGGGCTCTGGCCACCGAATTGTACCTCGCTATAAAAAAAACATGGCACATTGAACAGGCGCTGCAACTGTGCGTTATCCTTTTCCCCAAGCCCGAGCTTGAAGCCAAGAGCATCGCCACCTTGATTTTAGTCCGCTTCAAAAAAGAATTTCCATGCGAACTCTGCACCCAGGTCAAGCAATGGCTGGCTAAAGACTTTCTTGACAACTGGGCTTCGGTCGATATCTTCTGCCCGGAGATTATGGGCACACTGCTCCTCCGTTACCCTGAACTGGTCAAGGATATAAAAACCTGGACCGGCCATCCCAACCGCTGGGTCAAGCGGGCGTCGATCGTATCGTTTCTCAAACTGACCAAAAAAGAGGGCTTCCTGGATATCATCTACGACCAAGCCGTTGCCCTTTTCCCGGTCGCCGACGACCTGATCCACAAGGCCAACGGCTGGGTGTTACGCGAAGCCGGCAAGCGCGACATGGCCAGGCTGGAACGCTTTCTGCTCACGCACGGCCCGGCCATCCCGCGCACAACCCTGCGCTACGCCATCGAGCGCTTCCCCGAAACCCGGCGCCGCGAGCTGCTTCTCAAGACCAGGGCAAAAAATATTTAA